The Schistocerca serialis cubense isolate TAMUIC-IGC-003099 chromosome 12, iqSchSeri2.2, whole genome shotgun sequence region tacgagggctatccacaaagtacatcacgttttcgtttgtgtctgttaggggcggggctagcgcggccattttggtgtcatggcattccgccgctcagtcggcatcctgccgtgctagtgagaggttcgtgctgtactccgttgagttactgtgacagtttgaaatgtcagcgttaattgaaaatggcgcgaagtgtgaagtgcgtgctgtaataaggtttctgactgcaaaaaactgtacaccgatagaaatctaccggcagctttgtgaagtgtatggggacaacataatcactgaaggtggagtgcgtcaatgggtcataaaatttaaaaatggcccaactaacgttcacgacgaagagcgaagtggaggacccgcggtccgtgaaaaccgtaatttcactctctatgagttttccacaaatttcattaccgaaaagcttggttaccacaagttttgtgcatgatggataccaaaaatcttgacagagattcacaaaaatcggCGAATGGCTGCAgcattaacgtttttggacgcttacgagaaagatggcgactcattactcgatcgcatcgttactggtgacgaaacatgggttaagcatgtgaactgcgaaacAAAATTGCAGTCATTGCAGTGGGAGCatacaaattccccccaaaaacccaagaaatgcatgcagagaaTGTCatcaaggaaggtgatggcgactgtcttttgggacagaaaaggtgtgatttttgtggatttcctggaaagaggcactacaataaactctcaaaggtattgccaaactctgcacaacctcagaagagcaatacaaaacaagcgcatctgcatctacatctacatccatactccgcaagccacctgacggtgtgtggcggagggtaccttgagtacctctatcggttctcccttctattccagtctcgtattgttcgcggaaagaaggattgtcggtatgcctccgtgtgggctcttatctctctgattttatcctcatggtctcttcgtgagatatacgtaggagggagcaatatactgcttgactcctcggtgcaaagttgggctcaaagatcttgctgattcacgacaacgcccgggcccgcacggcaaatgccactcatgaagttctcgaatcttttaagtgggagttgtttcctcatccgccgtacagtcccgacctggcaccgagcgacttccacttattcccagcaatgaagaagtggttggctatgcagcgttttgatgacgacgcacagcttcaagaagaggtaaccacgtggttgaaagcgcaggcggccgaattttacgacgaaggaatttccaagctcgtccatcgctacgataagtgccttaatttaaatggcaactatgtagaaaagtagtatttaagtgtggctttcatctgtatataccgagcgaggtggcgcagtggttagcacactggactcgcattcgggaggacgaaggttcaatcccgtctccggccatcctgatttaggttttccgtgatttccctaaatcgcttcaggcaaatgccgggatggttccttcgaaagggcacggccgatttccttccccatccttccctaacccgagcttgcgctccgcctctaatgacctcgttgtcgacgggacgttaaacactaacctcctcctcctcatctgtatataataaaaaaaaattccaatactttatttatttttaattccaaaacgtaatgttctttgtggatagccctcgtacaatacCGGTAGATTTTCCCACCTCTGAGTTGTTCCTGGCGATTTATGTGTAGCACCTTTTTGAAGTGTTTCCTGGACTTTATGTAATTAGCAGGTATTATTTTCGTAGGAACCAGCAGCGGCCGGGTCGCGCTACGGCAGCTCTCCAGCGCCACCCCCGCAGCCGACGCGGCGGTgtaacgccgctttcacactatacggttttgaccgtacggcaaaaagccgtacgagttttagccgtgcctgtgttgctttcacattacacggctttttgacgtgaccagttgttggtgtctattcagtttgcttaatgtgtgtatcaagatgaaccgtaaacgagttgttgctttgtggttgcttcatcgtcgccgcaaaagaaaaggtcgtcttttgtgggtacaccccattaaccagagaagagacgaagtgggtttattttatacactctttgaagatttgaggaacgacggaaataaattctttaactatttccgaatgtctattacctcgtttgacgaattacatagaaaactaaaggatgtgttacaacgacaaaacacacaattccgcaattgcatccaacctgttcaaatgctggctatcacgttaaggtaatttaatacataaaaactagttctgtttatttacttatttatttgtgttttacatttttattacgctcagattatgaagtagaaaagtcaatatcaatatcagcagttgaaaccaaagagtttgtagcaggactgactgtactgtcactttgtggcgacaggctctctgcaaaaacgttgtagaactgcgttgttgatggtgggccttcatggctacttgtggaaggcgaagggtatggtggtggcactttattaattcgttgataagaactgcgaccttgagaagtctgtaatggttgttcgagaaaagtagttgggtttggtgcagctggaggaggacgaatctgatgcgtatggtaagaggatattggagcagcattttccataggtgaataagaataagcttgaaatctattattatagggcatgggaggtgtgtaatgggtaaatggaggaggttgagctgtcaatatatttctcctttcatatatattttctataactttgaggactcccatctgaaactgaagataatcctgttcatcaaatttttccagatgaggcttcagactaagtaaaaatgacattttgctgcaaggtttgtcttcttccagagctcgtaatattttcatttcgattgcatcaggttttctatgttttctgtttgtatggcactcgcttttggatgtttgttgtgtgggtgctgtatcaaatggcccagaaacattctcagtattttcgacggagccctgcgtttctatatcttcttccagtctggcggtgcgttccgattgaaaactgtcctccgtctctcgagcatcatacagcttttttagaaactgcagctgatcagaatatacatactttttcattttctttgctgctgagccactttttttcgcagcttgaatttttatgtttgacttcacaaaggagtctcgtagattggtccacctccgtattacttctatacctacatcaaaagaaaacaaaactgtatgaaaacattttaattttgtatagaaaaaagcaaaactgtaacaaaaaatgtccactgcaaactaaatgtcactgattttttttcgttttgttcaggtatctggcaagcggttgttccttcactgacttacatttccagtacagaattgggatttctacagcaagtaaagtggttaatgatgtatgcacagcaatttggtcatcactgcgggaagaatgtatacaaagaccgaccaaagaggtatgggaatcaatagcggctggatttgaacgtactgctaatt contains the following coding sequences:
- the LOC126428362 gene encoding uncharacterized protein LOC126428362 — protein: MDEIDTELLITLVEVRPVLWDKTLDAYRDRIATKNAWREVCVALKQDFDEMEDKDKNAFGIEVIRRWTNLRDSFVKSNIKIQAAKKSGSAAKKMKKYVYSDQLQFLKKLYDARETEDSFQSERTARLEEDIETQGSVENTENVSGPFDTAPTQQTSKSECHTNRKHRKPDAIEMKILRALEEDKPCSKMSFLLSLKPHLEKFDEQDYLQFQMGVLKVIENIYERRNILTAQPPPFTHYTPPMPYNNRFQAYSYSPMENAAPISSYHTHQIRPPPAAPNPTTFLEQPLQTSQGRSSYQRINKVPPPYPSPSTSSHEGPPSTTQFYNVFAESLSPQSDSTVSPATNSLVSTADIDIDFSTS